In Rutidosis leptorrhynchoides isolate AG116_Rl617_1_P2 chromosome 2, CSIRO_AGI_Rlap_v1, whole genome shotgun sequence, one genomic interval encodes:
- the LOC139891163 gene encoding tryptophan synthase beta chain 1-like, which produces MAFSSSIYRTTNPIAKPKPYPSQLPSTFNKITSLSPKPFSISCVMTNNLSAAVHDDEPAVVQLRPDSLGRFGKFGGKYVPETLMYALSELESAFHALATDHDFQEELNCILKDYVGRESPLYFAERLTEHYKRPNGEGPEIYLKREDLNHTGAHKINNAVAQALLAKKLGKERIIAETGAGQHGVATATVCARFGLKCIIYMGAQDMERQALNVFRMKLLGAEVRAVHSGTATLKDATSEAIRDWVTNVETTHYILGSVAGPHPYPMMVREFHAVIGKETRKQAMEKWGGKPDVLVACVGGGSNAMGIFHEFVDDKDVRLIGVEAAGFGLDSGKHAATLTKGEVGVLHGAMSYLLQDDDGQIIEPHSISAGLDYPGVGPEHSYLKDIGRAEYYSVTDEEALEAFKRLSRLEGIIPALETSHALAYLEKLCPTLADGTKVVLNCSGRGDKDVHTAIKHLKV; this is translated from the exons ATGGCATTTTCTTCTTCAATCTACAGAACTACTAACCCCATTGCAAAACCCAAACCCTACCCTTCACAATTGCCCTCCACATTCAACAAAATTACATCTTTATCCCCGAAACCGTTTTCCATTTCTTGTGTAATGACCAATAACCTATCGGCGGCGGTTCATGATGATGAACCGGCAGTGGTTCAACTTCGGCCCGATTCACTCGGGCGGTTCGGTAAATTTGGGGGGAAATACGTACCTGAAACCCTAATGTATGCTCTCTCTGAACTTGAATCTGCATTTCATGCACTCGCCACCGATCATGATTTCCAG GAGGAGTTGAATTGCATACTAAAGGACTACGTGGGTAGGGAAAGTCCTCTTTATTTTGCCGAAAGACTTACAGAACACTATAAGCGTCCAAACGGTGAAGGACCTGAAATTTACCTTAAGAGGGAAGATCTTAACCATACGGGTGCACATAAGATTAATAATGCAGTTGCTCAAGCATTGTTGGCTAAGAAGTTGGGTAAAGAACGTATTATTGCCGAGACTGGGGCTGGGCAACATGGAGTTGCAACTGCTACTGTATGTGCTCGTTTCGGGTTGAAGTGTATTATATATATGGGTGCTCAAGATATGGAAAGGCAAGCACTTAACGTGTTTCGAATGAAGCTACTTGGAGCAGAG GTTAGAGCAGTTCATTCTGGGACAGCAACATTGAAGGATGCTACATCAGAAGCGATAAGGGACTGGGTGACGAACGTTGAAACAACACATTACATTTTGGGTTCGGTTGCGGGCCCACATCCGTACCCGATGATGGTTCGGGAGTTCCATGCAGTAATTGGTAAAGAAACAAGGAAACAAGCAATGGAAAAATGGGGCGGGAAGCCAGATGTGTTGGTTGCTTGTGTCGGTGGAGGGTCGAACGCAATGGGAATCTTTCATGAATTTGTTGACGATAAAGACGTTCGATTAATCGGTGTAGAGGCTGCGGGTTTTGGGTTAGACAGTGGAAAACATGCAGCTACATTGACTAAAGGAGAGGTTGGGGTGTTGCATGGTGCTATGAGCTATTTGTTACAGGACGATGATGGCCAGATAATCGAGCCTCATTCTATAAGTGCAGG GTTGGATTACCCTGGAGTTGGACCGGAACACAGCTATTTGAAGGATATAGGTCGTGCGGAATATTATAGTGTCACTGATGAAGAGGCATTGGAAG CCTTTAAGAGACTATCTAGACTAGAGGGCATAATCCCAGCTCTGGAAACATCACACGCACTTGCTTATCTCGAGAAACTATGTCCGACACTTGCAGATGGAACCAAGGTTGTTCTTAATTGCAGTGGAAGAGGTGACAAAGATGTTCATACTGCCATTAAACACTTGAAGGTTTGA
- the LOC139891164 gene encoding glucose-6-phosphate/phosphate translocator 1, chloroplastic-like, with amino-acid sequence MICSIKQSQFLGCNPNLKRNPFVQLSASPSISIPKMSKVSAMSVKKPLHVSSIETLGLHKRKSLITCKAHDADKSEGEGVVEKAEAARKVKIGFYFATWWFLNVIFNIYNKKVLNAFPFPWLTSTLSLAAGSLIMLISWATKVAEAPNTDLDFWKSLFPVALAHTIGHVAATVSMSKVAVSFTHIIKSSEPAFSVLVSRFILGESFPLPVYLSLVPIIGGCGLAALTELNFNMTGFMGAMISNLAFVFRNIFSKKGMKGKSVSGMNYYACLSMLSLLILTPFAIAVEGPQLWAVGWQKAITEIGPHFIWWMAAQSIFYHLYNQVSYMSLDEISPLTFSIGNTMKRISVIVSSIIIFHTPVQPVNALGAAIAVLGTFLYSQAKQ; translated from the exons ATGATATGTTCTATAAAGCAGTCTCAGTTTCTGGGTTGTAATCCAAATCTTAAAAGAAACCCTTTTGTTCAATTATCAGCTTCACCATCAATTTCTATCCCTAAAATGTCAAAAGTTTCTGCTATGTCTGTCAAAAAACCTTTACATGTTTCTTCAATAGAGACTTTAGGATTACACAAGAGGAAATCATTGATCACGTGCAAGGCACATGATGCTGATAAATCAGAAGGTGAAGGTGTTGTTGAAAAAGCTGAAGCAGCAAGAAAAGTAAAAATTGGATTTTATTTTGCAACATGGTGGTTTTTGAATGtgatttttaatatttataataaaaaggtTTTGAATGCTTTTCCATTTCCATGGTTGACATCAACTTTGTCTCTTGCTGCTGGATCTCTCATTATGTTGATTTCATGGGCTACAAAAGTTGCTGAAGCACCCAATACTGATCTTGACTTTTGGAAATCTTTGTTCCCA GTTGCATTGGCACATACAATTGGTCATGTGGCAGCAACTGTGAGTATGTCAAAGGTGGCTGTATCTTTTACTCATATAATTAAAAGCAGTGAGCCTGCTTTCAGTGTATTGGTTTCAAGGTTCATTTTGGGCGAATCGTTCCCATTGCCGGTTTACTTGTCTCTCGTACCGATTATCGGTGGTTGTGGTCTTGCTGCTCTTACTGAACTCAATTTCAACATGACTG GATTTATGGGAGCAATGATTTCTAATTTGGCATTTGTGTTTAGGAACATATTTTCAAAAAAAGGGATGAAGGGGAAATCTGTTAGTGGGAtgaattattatgcttgtttatcaATGCTTTCTCTGTTGATTCTTACTCCATTTGCAATTGCTGTTGAGGGCCCACAGCTTTGGGCTGTTGGGTGGCAGAAAGCCATCACTGAAATTGGACCCCATTTCATTTG GTGGATGGCTGCTCAAAGTATCTTCTACCACTTGTACAACCAAGTTTCCTACATGTCACTTGACGAAATCTCGCCTTTGACATTTAGCATTGGAAACACAATGAAACGTATATCTGTCATCGTCTCATCGATTATAATCTTTCATACACCTGTTCAGCCTGTCAATGCTCTTGGAGCCGCAATTGCTGTCCTAGGAACTTTCTTGTATTCTCAG GCAAAGCAATAA
- the LOC139888079 gene encoding uncharacterized protein produces the protein MVAEGFNHLIKSAALHSRFYGISIGRGDLRVTHLQYADDTIFFGEWDRRNVQNLTKILKCFELTPGLKINFHKSCVYGLGVSKVETENMAAWLGCAAGTLPITYLGLPLG, from the coding sequence ATGGTAGCCGAAGGTTTCAACCATCTAATTAAATCTGCTGCACTTCATAGCCGCTTTTATGGGATCTCAATTGGGCGGGGGGACTTACGGGTCACGCATTTGCAATACGCGGATGACACTATATTTTTTGGTGAATGGGATAGGCGTAATGTGCAAAATCTTACTAAAATTCTTAAGTGCTTTGAATTGACACCGGGATTAAAAATCAATTTTCATAAGAGCTGTGTTTATGGACTTGGGGTCTCAAAAGTAGAAACGGAAAATATGGCGGCCTGGCTTGGGTGCGCAGCAGGTACACTCCCTATTACCTACCTTGGGCTTCCACTTGGATAG
- the LOC139888078 gene encoding uncharacterized protein → MNLGTVRCPVCDNGLESVEHSIILCTFASDIWNRVYDWWKLGPFTNFGINESFLGNGYNFTSDLGKQLWQATEWVTGYMIWKSRNAFTFSKIKLTCAMVFKDIQLKCFEWFSNRIKGTNIEWDVWLANPRVYDLLALSSRRSEIG, encoded by the coding sequence ATGAACCTGGGTACGGTACGTTGTCCGGTTTGTGACAATGGTTTGGAATCAGTAGAGCACTCCATCATCTTATGCACGTTCGCTTCTGACATTTGGAATCGAGTCTATGATTGGTGGAAGCTTGGCCCTTTTACAAACTTTGGTATAAATGAATCTTTTCTTGGGAATGGATATAACTTCACCTCCGACTTGGGAAAACAGTTGTGGCAAGCTACGGAATGGGTTACGGGATACATGATTTGGAAAAGTAGGAACGCTTTCACTTTCAGTAAGATAAAACTGACATGCGCAATGGTTTTCAAAGACATCCAACTTAAATGCTTCGAATGGTTCTCTAATAGGATCAAAGGTACCAATATTGAATGGGATGTCTGGCTTGCAAATCCACGAGTTTATGATTTGCTAGCTTTATCGTCTAGGAGATCCGAGATAGGTTAA
- the LOC139888077 gene encoding uncharacterized protein, which produces MISGFVFNNSGVDEWRWTLAPNGKLTTKKLHSIIEEKINEGNSLHIETHRNPLVSKKIEIFIWRARLRRLAVRVELDKRGVNLHSVLCPICNDVVESVEHSLILCKFAMEVWERVCKWWGFANVVSLSISEAFLGKSSQHLSPLQILIWQAVEWSTGYLIWKNRNQKVFKDKSWSGPMALNEIQVISFEWISRRIKGKSIDWLTWLSNPKSCVL; this is translated from the coding sequence ATGATTAGTGGTTTTGTTTTTAACAATAGCGGCGTGGACGAATGGAGATGGACTTTAGCACCTAATGGCAAACTTACCACAAAGAAGCTGCATTCAATAATCGAAGAAAAAATTAACGAAGGTAATTCTTTACATATTGAAACTCATCGAAATCCCCTTGTTTCAAAAAAGATTGAAATCTTTATATGGAGAGCAAGACTCCGAAGGTTAGCGGTACGAGTAGAATTAGATAAACGTGGGGTGAACCTTCATTCGGTCCTTTGCCCAATATGCAATGATGTAGTGGAGTCGGTTGAGCATTCTTTGATCTTGTGTAAATTTGCAATGGAAGTTTGGGAGAGAGTATGCAAATGGTGGGGCTTCGCAAATGTGGTAAGTCTTAGCATTAGCGAGGCGTTTCTTGGGAAATCGTCTCAACATCTATCGCCTCTTCAAATCTTAATTTGGCAAGCGGTAGAATGGTCAACCGGATACCTCATTTGGAAAAACCGGAATCAAAAAGTTTTCAAAGATAAATCGTGGAGTGGTCCCATGGCGTTGAACGAAATCCAAGTTATATCATTTGAGTGGATTTCAAGAAGGATTAAAGGGAAATCGATAGATTGGCTAACGTGGTTATCAAATCCAAAGTCGTGTGTTTTGTAA